TGTTGGTGACCACTGGCGTTTCTAACGGGGCACTTGTCTCGCCATTCGCGCTGGGAACATCGGCACTCGCGGACGCATTGTTACCCAGCGGGGTGTCCGGAATAGCCGGCGCAGCCTGATTGGCAGCAACATTCTGAGTCGGCAGGGCAGCCTGGCCGTAGTCTTGGTTCCATTTCAGGACCATGACGTAGGACACGATTGCCAGGGCGACGATCAGGATCGTGCGTTTAATATCCATGATTACTCGGCCATCGAAGAAGAACGGGAGGTAGGGATAGGCGGAACCGGGTCATAACCACCGGGATTCCACGGATGACAGCGACCTAAACGACGAAAGGTCAGCCAGCCACCGCGCAGAAGACCATGATTTTCTATGGCCTCTAACGCGTAGCAGGAACAACTGGGGTAGAAACGACAGTGGCTGGCCATCAGAGGACTAATGGCATAGCGATAAAACTGGATCGGAACGAGGGCCAGTTTACGCATCGCTACTGTCTACCCCTACAGTTTCGGTGCTGACTGCTGGTGCTGGTTTGTGGGTACGCGCCAGACGTTTCCAGAGCTTGCCGAAATGCTGAATCAATTCGGGGTTTTCTACATCCCCCAAGCCTTTGCGCGCGACGATAACAATATCCCAACCAACCAGAGTCTCCTGGTGGAGGCGAAACGATTCGCGCATCAGACGCTTGAGGCGATTGCGCTCAACGGAGAGCTTTACGCTCTTCTTGCCGATCACCAACCCGAGACGGGGGTGATCAAGATCGTTGTTACGCGCAAGGAGCAGGAGATTTTTCCCCGGAACCTTGCCGGTGGGGGAGTCAAAGACTGCCTTGAAGTGCCGGGGGGTTAGCAGACGCTTTTCCCGACTGAAGTCCTGACTCACCACCAGTACCGGATTATCAAACTGCCAGACGCGCACGACCTTTGGCGCGGCGACGCGACAGGACAGCACGGCCGTTCTTGGTAGCCATGCGAGCACGGAAGCCGTGAGTACGGGCGCGTTTGATGGTGCTTGGTTGGAAAGTACGTTTCATGGCGTTGTTACCTGGTTCGTCCACAACGGGCCGGAATGGCCCCCGTTTTAAGAGACCGGCGATTCTAGAGAAAGCAAGCCTCTAGGTCAATTTCCAACCAGCTTTTCCTTCAATTAGATCACTTGAGGCCACGCCGCCTCTTTTTCCCTGCTTGCCGTTCGTGAGCAATGCCATAGATATAAAAATAAAGAAGGAAGGTATTTAAAGCTTTTCTGTAAAGCTTATAAAAGCTAGAGAGCCATTCATCTGTGGATAACTGCCTTCAGGCCATATTCTGCAAGCTGTACAGAGAATGACAACACGGGGGAGAAACGGTGTTCTGCCTGTGCTGCGCTATCGGATAAGCTGTGTGTGGAATGGGTTGTTATCCACAGGCCAGTTACCCACAGACTTTCGCACCCACTTGTGCAACGAGCTCAGGTGCGGTTATCCACAGAGCTTATCCACTGACCGCTGGTCGACTTTTTTAGGGTTAAGACGTTGATTTTGGCTGGCCTGTGAGCAACCTACATGTGGATAAGTGGGCGGCTGATCGCTACAATGGCGGCTGTTTTTGCCTCACCGGCTTTCAACTT
This region of Pseudomonas sp. MUP55 genomic DNA includes:
- the yidD gene encoding membrane protein insertion efficiency factor YidD, with protein sequence MRKLALVPIQFYRYAISPLMASHCRFYPSCSCYALEAIENHGLLRGGWLTFRRLGRCHPWNPGGYDPVPPIPTSRSSSMAE
- the rnpA gene encoding ribonuclease P protein component, giving the protein MVSQDFSREKRLLTPRHFKAVFDSPTGKVPGKNLLLLARNNDLDHPRLGLVIGKKSVKLSVERNRLKRLMRESFRLHQETLVGWDIVIVARKGLGDVENPELIQHFGKLWKRLARTHKPAPAVSTETVGVDSSDA
- the rpmH gene encoding 50S ribosomal protein L34, whose protein sequence is MKRTFQPSTIKRARTHGFRARMATKNGRAVLSRRRAKGRARLAV